One Thermus sp. CCB_US3_UF1 DNA window includes the following coding sequences:
- a CDS encoding hydroxymethylglutaryl-CoA lyase: MGAVKWVECPRDAWQGFSRFIPTEEKVAFLEKLLAAGFRHLDLTSFVSPRWVPQMADAEEVLAALPPPQGRTYLAIVANEKGLERALATQNLTHVGYPFSLSETFQRRNTNRSLEESWPLVAEMVRATRGRLGLVVYLSMAFGNPYGDPWDAERVLEAIARLREVGVGEIALADTYGLAEPERIFAVLQKAVERFGPEGLGAHLHARPEGVLAKVEAVLEAGVLWLEGALAGVGGCPFAGDELVGNLPTERVLPFLEARGLRTGVDLETLPGLAGEAARLRALYG; this comes from the coding sequence ATGGGCGCCGTGAAGTGGGTGGAATGCCCCCGGGACGCCTGGCAGGGGTTTAGCCGCTTCATTCCCACCGAGGAGAAGGTGGCCTTCCTGGAGAAGCTCCTTGCGGCTGGCTTCCGCCACCTGGACCTGACCAGCTTCGTCTCCCCCAGGTGGGTGCCCCAGATGGCCGACGCGGAAGAGGTCCTCGCCGCCCTGCCCCCACCCCAAGGCCGCACCTATCTGGCCATCGTGGCCAACGAGAAGGGGCTGGAGCGGGCCCTAGCTACCCAAAACCTCACCCACGTGGGCTATCCCTTCTCCCTTTCGGAAACCTTCCAGCGCAGAAACACCAACCGCTCCCTGGAGGAGTCCTGGCCCCTGGTGGCGGAGATGGTCCGGGCCACCCGAGGGCGGCTTGGCCTCGTGGTCTACCTCTCCATGGCCTTCGGCAACCCCTACGGGGACCCGTGGGACGCGGAAAGAGTCTTGGAGGCCATCGCCCGCCTAAGGGAAGTGGGGGTGGGGGAGATCGCCCTGGCGGACACCTACGGCCTGGCGGAGCCGGAAAGGATTTTCGCCGTGCTGCAAAAGGCCGTGGAGCGGTTTGGCCCCGAAGGGCTTGGGGCCCACCTGCACGCCCGGCCCGAGGGGGTCTTGGCCAAGGTGGAGGCCGTGCTGGAGGCCGGGGTCTTGTGGCTGGAAGGGGCCCTGGCCGGGGTGGGGGGGTGCCCCTTCGCCGGGGACGAGCTGGTGGGCAACCTGCCCACGGAAAGGGTCCTCCCCTTCCTGGAGGCCAGGGGCCTCCGCACCGGGGTGGACCTCGAGACCCTGCCGGGGCTTGCGGGGGAGGCCGCCCGGCTACGGGCCCTTTACGGGTAG
- a CDS encoding acyl-CoA carboxylase subunit beta yields MPGERAHKLPLEDPGQKANKDAWVALVRDFKESLERVRQGGGPKAVERQHQKGRLTARERIARLIDPGTEFYELMAFAGYGMYGEWGGAPAGGVVTGLGRIAGRDWMIIANDATVKAGAFFPITAKKVIRAQTIALENRIPTVYLVDSAGVFLPLQDEVFPDQDDFGRIFYLNARMSALGIPQISAIMGNCVAGGAYLPVMTDILLMTEGSGLYLAGPALVKAAIGQEVSSEELGGARMHAEVSGTVDFYEPTDEAALERIRKLAALYPPPRLAPWAEGRKEPQEPRYPPEDLYGLVAPDGSRPYDLREVIARLVDGSEFLEYKGGYGETLVTGFARIGGFPVGIVGNQRLVLKKKGRIEVGGVIYPEAADKAARFILEVNQVGIPLLFLQDVSGFMVGKEAEQAGIIRRGAKLVNAVSNSRVPKITLILGGSFGAGNYALAGKAYGPRFLFAWPSAKYAVMGGAQAAKTLLELEVEKLKREGKEPSDEDLKELYERIKGRYEETLDPRYAAARLWVDGVIFPHETRKWLIKALEACALNPEMEPFRVGVFQV; encoded by the coding sequence ATGCCAGGCGAACGCGCCCACAAGCTCCCCCTCGAGGACCCGGGGCAGAAGGCCAACAAGGATGCCTGGGTGGCCCTGGTACGGGATTTCAAGGAAAGCCTGGAAAGGGTGCGCCAAGGCGGGGGCCCTAAGGCGGTGGAGCGGCAACACCAAAAGGGACGCCTCACGGCCCGGGAACGCATCGCCCGCCTCATTGACCCGGGAACGGAGTTCTACGAGCTCATGGCCTTTGCCGGGTACGGGATGTACGGGGAGTGGGGCGGGGCCCCCGCGGGCGGGGTGGTGACGGGCCTGGGACGGATCGCGGGCCGGGACTGGATGATCATCGCCAACGACGCCACGGTGAAGGCCGGGGCCTTCTTCCCCATCACCGCCAAAAAGGTCATCCGGGCCCAGACCATCGCCCTGGAAAACCGCATCCCCACCGTTTACCTGGTGGACTCCGCCGGGGTCTTCCTGCCCCTTCAGGACGAGGTCTTCCCCGACCAGGACGACTTTGGCCGCATCTTCTACCTCAACGCCCGCATGTCCGCCCTGGGCATCCCCCAGATCTCGGCCATCATGGGCAACTGCGTGGCCGGGGGGGCCTACCTGCCGGTGATGACCGATATCCTCCTCATGACCGAGGGGAGCGGCCTCTACCTGGCCGGGCCCGCCCTGGTGAAGGCGGCCATCGGGCAGGAGGTCTCCTCGGAGGAGCTGGGGGGGGCCCGGATGCACGCGGAGGTCTCTGGCACCGTGGACTTCTACGAGCCCACGGACGAGGCCGCCCTGGAGCGCATCCGGAAGCTCGCCGCCCTCTACCCGCCCCCCCGCCTGGCCCCTTGGGCCGAGGGGCGGAAGGAGCCCCAAGAACCCCGGTATCCGCCCGAGGACCTCTACGGCCTGGTGGCCCCCGATGGCTCCCGGCCCTACGATCTACGGGAGGTGATCGCCCGCCTGGTGGACGGCTCGGAGTTCTTGGAGTACAAGGGGGGGTACGGGGAGACCCTGGTCACGGGCTTCGCCCGGATTGGCGGCTTCCCGGTGGGCATCGTGGGCAACCAGCGCCTGGTCCTGAAGAAGAAGGGGCGGATTGAGGTGGGCGGGGTCATCTACCCCGAGGCGGCGGACAAGGCCGCCCGCTTCATCCTGGAGGTGAACCAGGTGGGCATCCCCCTCCTCTTCCTCCAGGACGTTTCCGGCTTCATGGTGGGCAAGGAGGCGGAACAGGCGGGGATCATCCGGCGGGGAGCCAAGCTGGTGAACGCGGTGTCCAACTCCCGGGTGCCCAAGATCACCCTGATCCTGGGGGGCTCCTTCGGCGCGGGCAACTACGCCCTGGCGGGCAAGGCCTATGGCCCCCGCTTCCTTTTCGCCTGGCCCAGCGCCAAGTACGCGGTCATGGGCGGGGCCCAGGCGGCCAAAACCCTTTTGGAACTGGAGGTGGAGAAGCTCAAGCGGGAGGGCAAGGAGCCCTCGGACGAGGACCTAAAGGAGCTTTACGAGCGCATCAAGGGCCGCTACGAGGAAACCCTGGACCCCCGGTACGCCGCGGCCAGGCTCTGGGTGGACGGGGTGATCTTCCCCCACGAAACCCGGAAGTGGCTTATCAAGGCCCTCGAGGCCTGCGCCCTGAACCCGGAAATGGAGCCTTTCCGGGTAGGGGTCTTCCAGGTGTGA
- the rnhA gene encoding ribonuclease HI translates to MKRVELFTDGASLGNPGPGGWAALLRYAGREKLLFGGEACTTNNRMELTAALEGLRALKEPCEVDLYTDSQYLQKALDEGWLERWAKNGWRTREGKPVKNQDLWQALLQAMAGHRVRFHWVRGHAGHPENGRVDREARRQAQEQKAKVQAPCPP, encoded by the coding sequence GTGAAGCGGGTGGAGCTTTTCACCGACGGGGCCTCCCTGGGCAACCCCGGGCCCGGAGGGTGGGCGGCCCTTTTGCGCTACGCCGGGCGGGAGAAACTCCTCTTTGGGGGGGAGGCCTGCACCACCAACAACCGCATGGAGCTCACCGCGGCCCTGGAGGGGCTCAGGGCCCTCAAGGAGCCCTGCGAGGTGGACCTCTACACGGACAGCCAGTACCTGCAGAAGGCCCTGGACGAGGGCTGGCTGGAGCGCTGGGCAAAGAACGGCTGGCGCACCCGGGAGGGGAAGCCGGTCAAGAACCAGGACCTGTGGCAGGCCCTCCTGCAGGCCATGGCGGGCCACCGGGTACGCTTCCACTGGGTGCGGGGGCATGCCGGCCACCCGGAGAACGGGCGGGTGGACCGGGAGGCCCGGCGCCAGGCCCAGGAGCAAAAGGCCAAGGTCCAGGCCCCCTGCCCGCCCTAG
- a CDS encoding VOC family protein, protein MEVLETSVYARDLEGARAFYEGVLGLPCFQFKPPRHAFFRAGRGVFLVFNPELTEGDETLPPHGARGSVHVAFRVAEEELPLWERRLLAAGFPVWWAQWPKGKSLYTRDPEGNLVELAPASIWGLE, encoded by the coding sequence GTGGAGGTCCTGGAAACCTCGGTCTACGCCCGGGACCTGGAGGGGGCGCGGGCCTTTTACGAGGGGGTTCTGGGTCTCCCCTGCTTCCAGTTCAAGCCTCCCCGGCACGCCTTCTTCCGCGCCGGGCGGGGGGTGTTCCTGGTCTTCAACCCCGAGCTCACGGAAGGGGACGAAACCCTCCCGCCCCACGGGGCCCGGGGCAGCGTTCACGTGGCCTTCCGCGTGGCGGAAGAGGAGCTTCCCCTTTGGGAAAGGCGCCTCCTGGCGGCGGGCTTCCCCGTGTGGTGGGCCCAGTGGCCCAAAGGGAAAAGCCTCTACACCCGCGACCCCGAGGGGAACCTGGTGGAGCTGGCCCCGGCCAGCATCTGGGGCTTAGAATAG
- a CDS encoding glutamine synthetase/cystathionine beta-lyase binding protein, giving the protein MPTFIVLSTLTDDGAETLVKNPERIKEVNQELERDFGVKVVAQYAVLGPYDFVNIVEAADATSVARAMLHLASRGSVKTTTLEAIPVADLIAKLK; this is encoded by the coding sequence ATGCCCACCTTCATCGTCCTCAGCACCCTGACGGACGACGGCGCCGAGACCCTGGTGAAGAACCCCGAGCGGATCAAGGAGGTCAACCAGGAGCTGGAAAGGGACTTTGGGGTCAAGGTGGTGGCCCAGTACGCCGTCTTGGGCCCTTACGACTTCGTGAACATCGTGGAGGCGGCGGACGCCACCAGCGTGGCCCGGGCCATGCTCCACCTGGCCTCCAGGGGCAGCGTCAAGACCACCACCCTGGAGGCCATCCCCGTGGCCGACCTCATCGCCAAGCTCAAGTAA
- the guaA gene encoding glutamine-hydrolyzing GMP synthase, with the protein MVLVLDFGSQYTRLIARRLRELRAFSLILPGTAPLEEVLRHNPQALILSGGPNSVFDPHAPRPDPRVLRLGLPTLGICYGMQLLAQELGGKVERAGRAEYGKALLTRHTGPLFRGLEGEVQVWMSHQDAVTELPPGWRVSGETEENPVAAMEAPDGKTFAVQFHPEVAHTPKGMQMLENFLELAGVRRDWTPEHILEERVREVRERVGGERVLLALSGGVDSSTLALLLAKAGVDHLAVFVDHGLLRLGEREEVEGALRALGVNLRVVEAKGRFLKALKGVEDPEEKRKIIGRAFVEVFSGVAREEGPFRFLAQGTLYPDVIESAGGHGAAKIKSHHNVGGLPEDLGFELLEPFRLLFKDEVRELALLLGLPDPIRLRHPFPGPGLAVRILGEVTEERLSILRQADDLFTSLLREWGLYGQVAQALAVLTPLRSVGVAGDERKYGYVLALRAVTTEDFMTADWARLPLEFLDEVARRITRRVPEIGRVVYDITSKPPATIEWE; encoded by the coding sequence ATGGTCCTGGTGCTGGACTTCGGCTCCCAGTACACCCGGCTCATCGCCCGCAGGCTCCGGGAACTCCGGGCCTTCTCCCTCATTCTCCCGGGCACGGCCCCCCTGGAGGAGGTCCTGAGGCATAACCCCCAGGCCCTCATCCTGTCCGGGGGACCCAACAGCGTCTTTGACCCCCACGCCCCCAGGCCCGACCCCCGGGTGCTCCGCCTGGGCCTGCCCACCCTGGGCATCTGCTACGGGATGCAGCTCCTGGCCCAGGAGCTCGGGGGAAAGGTGGAGCGGGCGGGCCGGGCCGAGTACGGCAAGGCCCTCCTGACCCGCCACACCGGCCCCCTCTTCCGCGGCCTGGAGGGGGAGGTGCAGGTCTGGATGAGCCACCAGGACGCCGTCACCGAGCTCCCCCCGGGCTGGCGCGTTTCCGGGGAAACCGAGGAGAACCCCGTGGCGGCCATGGAGGCCCCAGACGGCAAAACCTTCGCCGTGCAGTTCCACCCCGAGGTGGCCCACACCCCCAAGGGGATGCAGATGCTGGAAAACTTCCTGGAGTTGGCCGGGGTCCGGCGGGACTGGACCCCGGAGCACATCCTGGAGGAAAGGGTGCGGGAGGTGCGGGAACGGGTGGGAGGGGAGCGGGTGCTCCTGGCCCTTTCCGGGGGGGTGGACTCCAGCACCCTGGCCCTCCTCCTGGCCAAGGCCGGGGTGGACCACCTGGCCGTCTTCGTGGACCACGGCCTCCTGCGCCTGGGGGAGCGGGAGGAGGTGGAAGGGGCCCTAAGGGCCTTGGGGGTAAACCTCCGGGTGGTGGAGGCCAAGGGGCGCTTCCTAAAGGCCCTCAAGGGGGTGGAAGACCCCGAGGAGAAGCGCAAGATCATCGGGCGGGCCTTCGTGGAGGTCTTCTCCGGGGTGGCCCGGGAGGAAGGCCCCTTCCGCTTCCTGGCCCAGGGCACCCTTTACCCCGACGTGATTGAGTCCGCGGGCGGACACGGGGCGGCCAAGATCAAAAGCCACCACAACGTGGGGGGCCTGCCCGAGGACCTGGGGTTTGAGCTCCTAGAACCCTTCCGCCTTCTCTTCAAGGACGAGGTGCGGGAACTGGCCCTCCTCCTGGGCCTTCCCGACCCCATCCGCCTCCGCCACCCCTTCCCCGGGCCGGGGCTGGCGGTGCGCATCCTGGGGGAGGTGACGGAGGAGCGCCTCTCCATCCTGCGCCAGGCGGACGACCTCTTCACGAGCCTTCTCCGGGAGTGGGGCCTTTACGGCCAGGTGGCCCAGGCCCTGGCCGTCCTCACCCCCTTGCGCAGCGTGGGGGTGGCGGGGGATGAGCGCAAGTACGGCTATGTCCTGGCCCTGCGGGCGGTGACCACCGAGGACTTCATGACCGCCGACTGGGCCAGGCTGCCCCTGGAGTTCCTGGACGAGGTGGCCCGGCGCATCACCCGCAGGGTGCCCGAGATAGGCCGGGTGGTCTACGACATCACCTCCAAGCCCCCGGCCACCATAGAGTGGGAGTGA
- a CDS encoding S-ribosylhomocysteine lyase has product MAEVESFALDHTKVRAPYVRLAGRKPLGGGVVEKYDLRLAQPNREAIPTASLHTLEHLLAGYLRDHLEGVIDLSPMGCRTGFYLVAEGPLGEEAVLVALERALRDVLVHQGPIPGAGFRACGNYRDHDLQGAKAWAEKVLREGLKVQPTVPLEGA; this is encoded by the coding sequence ATGGCCGAGGTGGAAAGCTTTGCCCTGGACCACACCAAGGTGCGGGCCCCCTATGTGCGCCTGGCGGGCCGGAAGCCCCTCGGGGGAGGGGTGGTGGAGAAGTACGATCTGAGGCTGGCCCAACCCAACCGGGAGGCCATCCCCACCGCCAGCCTCCACACCCTGGAGCACCTCCTGGCGGGGTACCTGAGGGACCACCTGGAAGGGGTCATAGACCTTTCCCCCATGGGGTGCCGCACCGGCTTCTACCTGGTGGCGGAAGGCCCCCTGGGGGAGGAGGCGGTTCTGGTGGCCCTGGAGCGGGCCCTGCGCGACGTTTTGGTCCACCAGGGGCCCATCCCCGGGGCGGGCTTCCGGGCGTGCGGCAACTACCGGGACCACGACCTCCAAGGGGCCAAGGCCTGGGCGGAAAAGGTCCTCCGGGAGGGCCTAAAGGTCCAGCCCACGGTTCCCCTGGAGGGGGCATGA